Genomic window (Musa acuminata AAA Group cultivar baxijiao chromosome BXJ1-9, Cavendish_Baxijiao_AAA, whole genome shotgun sequence):
TTATATGGCCACTAAAAGTTCATCTACATTGTTTCTATATAATCATTGATGCAATCTTACATTCATGCTATTCTTactgttgtactccttttcaaaTAGATATGATGCACAACTTGAGGAAATGCTTGATGAAGCTTATGAACGGTATGTGATTAGAAAGGGAGGAAATACCAAAAAACAAAAACGTGCAAAACGAGACACAGCTAGTAATGATGTGGATATTTTAGaggtaatatttcatatttttcatCCTTGATGTTGACAACAATTTTTTGTAGTCATGCTGTTTGTCTCATCCCAGCTTGGATTTCTTTTTGCCTCTTTTCTAGAGAGATAATGGTGATGGACTAGTTGATGATGAAATAGATCAACATCTGAGTGCTAAAGAATCAAATCCTCTCGTGGTACCTTTGGATGAGGATGAGCAGCCGACCACAGAGCAACTTGTGGAAAGATGGTTTAGTCAAGATGTATTCACTGAAGCACCAACAGATGACGCCTTTGAAAAAAGTGATAGTGAAGATGAAAAGGAGAAATTTGTCAAAGTTCCTGCAAAGTCCGAGGGTAACATGAAACAGTCCAAGGACCTGACCCTGCCTATATCAAAGAAACCAGAGGAGGATGGTTTTGAAATTGTTCCAGCAGAGCGCATGGAAACAAGTGATGACTCGTCATCATCCTCTGATGAATCAGAGGAAATGGACGACGACTCAAAAGCTGAAATATTGGCTTATGCAAAGAAGATGCTGAGGAAGAAACAAAGGGAGCAGATTCTTGATGATTCCTACAACAAATACATGTTTGACGATGAAGGTTTGCCAAAATGGTTTGCAGACGAGGAAAAGCAGCACTGCCAACCCACGAAGCCGATCACTCGAGAGGAAGTTGCTGCAATGAGGGCACAGTTCAGGGAGATTGATGCCCGCCCTGCTAAGAAGGTGGCGGAGGCCAAAGCCAGGAAGAAGCGTGCTGCGATGAGAAAGCTGGAAAAGGTACGACAGAAGGCGAATACCATTGCAGACCAGACCGACATATCCGAACGATCAAAGGGGAAGATGATCGATCGACTTTACAAGAAGGCAATGCCGAAGAAGCCTAAGAAGGAGTACGTTGTTGCAAAGAAGGGCGTTCGGATGAAGGTTGGGAAGGGGAAGGTGCTAGTGGACCGCCGAATGAAGAAGGATGCAAGGTCTCGCGGGACGGGGAGGCCAGGGAAGGGTGGTTTGAAAAAGGGCAAGGGTGCAAATGGGAAGAAGGCTCAGAAGGGCCAGAAGGCCAAACAATCTGCAAAATCACCCAGAAAGGGGGTGGGGAAGGGACTCAAGAAGAAAGGCCAAATGCAGGAATGATTTTTTTTCCAGTTTGAACTTAAAATGTTGAAGATTCCTGGTGTTGGATACATCTGATGTAACTGAGTTTTGTTGCTTATTCAAAGATTATGGCAAAAGAATGTCTTCAAACTCAGTCGTGAGTTAATTTTTTTGAGTTGGTGTTGGTGAAGAAACCTGCAGTTTATTTGaataattttgaagtgtgataacATGAATCTGTTGTGATAGAATGCAGGTTAAGATTATTCGTAACGCCTCTTGGAATTTTTTAGTTAACCATCACCAAtttgtcataataaaattataaataaaatgttaattataaataaagtgtttaatatgatatttatatatatttgtatcttttgattttatttatattttatatatcatgAAAAGGGCTTGTAATAAGTTTGATAGCttcatctttatattttatatatcatgAAAAGGACTTGTAGTGAGTTTGATAGCTTCATCAAGATTGTTACAGGCTTCAGATTGTTTATATATGTTCGTGTTATTGTGTTATTGTTCCATATGCTTCAGATTATTCATATagttatttttggattttttttttcaacactAAGGAGTTACCCGGGTAATATGGTTGGATGGGGTTTTTTGGGTAGTATATAGGGTTGATTCACTGTGCAGTAGTATTTATGTGGATACTTATGTAGTTTTTTCGTCCCGATGACTACCTTATATTCTTGTTTCTAATAAATGTTAtctctgtctttttttttttttttttagttttcaaGGGATCATAAGAAGGTTGATCCTTTGCGAACGGATAcataagggtaccgcacgacttaaacAAAACCAATTAAGTTCATGACAAATGGTTCAGAGTTGGACAAGCGCATAAAAAATACTTGACATGCAAACATGGAGGACATAGTGGGATTGTGTTAAGGGCAACTAGTACGCAGGATCGTTTGAGAGAAACGAACGTTGAGATGTAGGTAAAGGAGTTGCTTAGAGGAGTGGGCATTCAAGATTAGTATTTAGATAAATAGCTAACCTTTCGTGTGAGAGGCACCACAAGGACAAGTGAGCCAGAAAGAACGTGTAGTACACAGGTTAGGGTGGCTAAATTCGAGTTATAGCTCGACATTGGCAATCAAACTTAACTGTGCTTAAAGCAAGTTAGgcacttggcaaaggatgagaccgtgCAAAAAGCAAAACTCTCAAAGATGAGGGGAATAATTAATTTAAAgagttcggtactcatgcaagggcttatatGCGGATGATGGACTGTCCATGGCCACTCTAAGGCGATACATCatagagcattaaaactttctcttcagcgtgGGATGGATATGTCCGTAAGCGATTGACATGTATAGCAAGTTCAGTATGTTATTAGGCCTCGAGGGGCGTAGCAGTGGTTGTATTAACAAAAAgtaacaatctagcaagtgtattTATGGAGGGTGGAATAGTATATTGTTTGTTCAGCAAAACGGAGTAGTCTAAGGAGatgatggtctccgaaacttctagAGGGAAAAATAGAAGAGAAAAGTTGCTCCAATAAGATAGATATctaagagggataagtcctggtTCTCTAGAGAGAGAATCATATGCAATAGACCGTAAATATTGAGAAGGGATACCTCAAGACAATTACTCTATAAagttcaatggaccgagcaagcggcaaggagttATTGCATGATCTTGCATGAGGTAATGTGTTAGTGGATACATTGTGAGACTAATTGAGGGAGCAACCTAAGGCAACACCAATGAtatacttagagtcgatatggagatcaaactCAATAGAGGGTTGACCCATAAAATGGTGAGCATAAGGGCTACCATTAACTCAATATAAATCGAGAAGCAAAACAACTTATGTGGAACTTGCTGAAGTACCTaagtcgcatgaagggagtcGATGTAAAAAACGGaatatggagcagaggcacaaatCTTTCCTTGAACAaatgtcaaggacatgaactcttacatagGCAAACATGAGATCATGTCATTCTATGGGTCCCTCAttttgatggagcagactcatcttatatAGTACTAAAGTCGAAGAGAGCTTCAAGATACATGCACCTTATTTTGACAAAGTATTTGACGAAGAAACTAATGTGACTCAACTTACATAGGTAAAATTAGGATAAAAAATCCTTGGCACGAGGCAAGACGACGTGGAGGCATGTACCCGAAGCTACTCATCATAAATGTTGGAGATTCAACACTCTGGAAGATAAAGATCTATCTACTAGAGAAACAAGAGGATGAATCGGAAGGCAACTTGCTAAAGACTGCAGGAACAACTTTGGAAGGAATCAGAACCTCCAAAAAGGGGTCCGGCGGATACAGATTCCCGGTGATTGCGAGAATCCTTATCATGTATTATTTGGCCCGCCAAGCCCTCCCTTTCCATGACCGCAGGGTTGGTGCTCTCCTCCTGCAACTCCTCTGAATCCATGGCGATGGCAATCCTCATATGTTTAGATCAGCTGATTCCAAGATACAGTTGGTTCCATATTCAGTGACTTGGGGAGTCGGCGAGAAAGCCGGGATTCTTATTGCATGGTACGGTGACGCGTGGGTCAGCCGCTCGTCCATGCAAGCGCTGGGGAGGGAAGAAAGGGAAAGGATGGATCCGATGCTAAAGCTTTGGAAGGAGATCAATGTTCTACTTAGCACCTTTAGCCAAAAACACGAGATGCGGAATTCCTTCCTTTGGTCTGAATCCAATGGAGAGAGCCGAAGGAAAGAAAGCTAAGAATCCAAGTAGGACAGCGGTGATTGCAGCGGAACAATGGGATTCTGCACTCCATCAATTCACAATCTTTTTATTCTCTTCCCGCATCCTGCGATCCTCCCTTTGCCTCCACCACCCTCCTGCTTATAAGCACTGCCGCCTCTCCATGCCAACCCACACGATTGCAGGGATTGCCTTCCGCTTGCCTTCCGCCTTCTCCTTCCTCGGCACAACGTGGCCCGCGCCGTCGGCGGGAAGTCGGCGGAGGAGGTGAAGCGCCACTACGAACTGCTGGTGGAGGCCATCCTTCGCATCGAGACGGGCCAACTGCCTCATGCTCAttaaccctcctcctcctcctctgcccacGGAGGTACCTCACTCTTCCTTCCAATCTTCCTCGTCCTTCTCCTACGTTCTGTCATCCACTTCTACGATGTCCACTGTATCAAAACATCCCATCAAGTTGAATTAGACACACTTCAGTTGAGAGACACCATCCACTGAACCTTCTGTTCTTTCAGACAGGACGAAGTATCTATCAGCTGGAGTGAAGCCAAGAAGTCAGAACTAGAAGATACGGCCATCCCTGATCTTATCACAAGTCATCCGCTCCTCTTCATCTGtatcttctcctctcctctcttccgtTCTACGCTGTACACATGCCGACGGCAGACATAAACCCGCGTCTTGTCTTGTAGActgtaaatatatatatctatggaAGCTCACTCTGTTCCTGAATCCTTATGGCTCACGCCATCATAGTTCTTATTACTCTGGTAATTCTTAGGGGATCCATAAATTACAGAGGAAAAAGTTTTGATCCGAATCAACAAGCTGGTCCTCGCTGCAATGTCCGATTCTGAGTGCAGTGAAACACCAGCTTTGATTTCCAATCTGTGTTGCATTGATGATTTAGCTCTAGTTTTCTTACAACTCAGGTTCTCTGAAATCAGAGAAGAATCGTGCTTCAAATAGGCTTGTTCTGATTGAGGAAATGGGCTCTTGATCTGATAGAAAACCAAGTAGCAAGAACAGTGCAGATGCTTCGTTTCCTCCTCCATCATACCTCTTCAAAGGAAGGAAAGCAGAAATAACCTGCGGATTCGACGTCGGTATGGCATCAACGAAGCTACGTTTCCTTGTCTGACTCCCCCCTCCCCTCCATCTCTTGCAGATGCTTCGTGGCGCCCCGCCACAAACCTGGCCTCGTACACCGGGCGGAGGCTGCCTTCCAACAGCTTCTGCCTCGCCAGCCATCTCCTGGGCTTCCCGGACGTTGTCTTCGGTATGCTCCCTCTCTCCACAAGCGCCACCCACCCAACTCGGCCTCCCTCTTCTTTCCTCACACCCTCTCTTATCTTCTCGCATATCTCCCTGTAGACGTCAACTCCcctttcctcctctttcttcttctgtaGTTCTGCCATCACCACCAGTTGTTCCGCATCGAATGCGACAACACAACCGCCCCTGAGTTGCTTTGAGCTGCTGCTATATGCTGCACTCTCGATGTAGTGCGCGTGCACGCACTGGTTTCTTTCGTCGTGCGTCCTGATCACGTCAGAATCCCGGCCGGTGACATAGAGATACCTCTCCTCTCCTCCGATGACTCCTTGATCGCCGGTCCTGACGAAGCACCTGCCGGTTTCACCGCGTAGCCTGCCATGGAACACTTCCCTGGTCAGGGATGGGTGGCCGAGGTAGCCGGATGCGTTGCTTGCAGAAGACACccatatctctccttccacaccGTCATCTACAGGTTCGCAGGTCTCTTCATCGACGACGACGATATCGATATCTGCTCCTTCGCTGGCAGACGAGGACAGGGAACCCAGCCTGGCAGAGGGCAGTAACCTGTTGTAGGATGGCATGTTGGGGTAACGACTGCGGCATCCTTCATCGCTTGGCCATGCAGTGGAGACGAACGTGCAGTTCTCCGCCAGTCCGTAAGAAGGAGCGACGGACGAAGGATCGATTCCAGCAGCTGCGAATTCTTTGACGAACTCATCCACATAAGACTTGTATACGGGCTCGTTGATCAGAATCAGGTTCCTCAAGCTTCCCAGCTTGAGAGGCAGCTTCCCGTGGTTGATCCCGCCTCTCTGCACCACCAGAGGCAGCGCAAAGGCGGGCACGGGGGTGCAAGTCGCGTGGAACTCCGTGACGAGCTCGAGCCAAAGGCGAGGGCGGTGCAAGAAGGCACTCGGGGAGGCAAGCACGCAAGTGGCCCCAGCGACGACGGTAAGCAGAAGGAACATGAGGCCGCAATCATGGTACTGGGGCAGCCAGGACACGACGACGCTGCTGGGCTGGAGATCGTAGGCCTTCCTCGCCGCCCGCACGTTGTGCGCTGCTGCGCCGGCCGTGACGAGCACCGGCTTGGGTATCCCAGTCGTGCCGGAGGTGTACTGGACGAGGTAGGTGTCACCCGGTCCACAACCCAAGTACGGAGAGGGGCTTAAGCTTGAAGCAGCGGCACGAGGGCACTCATCGTCCAAGTGTTCCACGGAAAGCCACCGTAGCTTCTGCAGCAGGTGGCCCAGTCGATCATCACTGGACGATACAGAACCAGTCACCGCAGCGATATAGTGTCGATCGGCGACGACAGCATTGGGTTTGACCTGAGAGACGACGCGGAGAAGGTGGTGGTGGGCCGGGCCGCGGCAAGCTGGGGAGAAGGCCGAAGGGTCGGGCGGGATTACGGGAACGGCGACGATGCCCGCTCGTTGGCAGGAGAAGAGGAGTTTGACGAGTCGGAGGCCGGGAGAGCAGAGTAAGAGAAGGGAGTCTCCTCTGTTAAGGGTGCAGAGGAGCTGCGAAGCCATGGCTTCGGCTGCATTGTCGAGCTCGGAGTAGGTGATGGAGGTCCATGTCAAGCCACTGGGAGCATCCTGGGTCCATATGAAGGCGGGCTTGTCCCGAAAACTAGGTTGGATGGCCCATATCGCAAGGTAACGATCCACCACGGGCTGGTCAGGGAAGCAAGGATCGTAGTTCTCGCAGGTCATCCTCTCTCCTCGCCGTCCTGCTTCTCACGCTGCTACAAGCCACACCTGAGCTGGTTCGAGCATGGGGTAATCTgctcatatatatatgtagattggAGGGAGACAGGTAGCACATTGGATATTCTCGTCAGAATATTCTGTCTCCTCCTTGAATGTATACAATAACAATTACAGGCTTGTCCTCATCAAGATGGAGCTGTTCATGGCGATGCGAGGAGTGGAAGATGCGTTGTGGATGCGAGACGGCTGTGCTTAATCCGCGACGTGTGATCGAGCGAGTCGATGATGGCAAGGCAAGATTAAAAATGGTAGACCCGTCGGCAGTCCCCCAAATTCGACGACGTCTTCTGTATCGGTTGAGACTCTCTCTTTTATTTTGGGTTCGGTTCTTCTTCTTCGGCTGTCGCCGAGTGCTTTGGGCGCAAAGGCGTGAAGAAACCCTAACCGCTTGCATCTTCCTTGTGCATTTAAATCCGACCTTGACGACGACAAAATTGGATGGGCCGGAACGAGCGTGATCTCATACGCAAGTTCTTTCTAGTATTTTGGTCGAGATTTCTTGAACTCGTTTAGGTTGCATGTGATGAtccatgatgttaattttgatttttaaCTGCTTGTTTATACGGCCGAGGTATAGCTCCATAGCACTTGAGAGGGGACAGGCGGCCACCGAATCATTCTTCATGTTCCCTGGAATATTCTCCAAGATGCCAATCGCTCCTTCATATTCCCTGGAATCTTGTCAACCTAAGATGCCAATCGCTACTTCTAGAATGATCGGTGTTGATAAGTGGGGTCGGTCATACGACATTTTGGCGTTTTTGTGAGGTCGGTCATACGGCATTTTGGCGTTTTTGTGAGGTCATAGGCATTATTATCAACatgttcgatatatatatatatatatatatatgtgtgtgtgtgtgtttgttaaTTTTATTTATGCTTTATACAGTATATATTTTACAATgctattttgattaattttttatgattattttaattttataaatataaattatgtgTAATTTACGTAGTAACTAATTCAGAGTATTATTCAGTGCAATATATTCATTGATTATTAGGATGATACATGATTGGTACAAAATTGCTCACTCTCTTATTTCATAATagtattatataaatattttatataaatttttaattacgATGGATCAAATCTTTTGTTGTataatcattcaaaataatttatattttctatcaagtatttattaaaataattatttatgggATTCTGAATTATTGTAACTCGTTAAGGATCATAAAAAATTTCAGAGAGATTGATTCTCTACGATAATGATAATAAGTGTTTTATTCTTATGTTATCCCATCttccgttttttttttttttttttgagatatttCTCCTAACATTCTAAAAATACATATATctctaattaattttttataagatcCCTCGCCAACTCTATTAGATTTCCGATGACAAACTTATGATAGACTCATACACGAACCAAAATTTGATCTATAACCAGAATAATAAGCTATTAACTTCAGAAAACTCGGATGCATTTCCAGTTTGTAGGTCTATCCCGACATACCGAACTGAACATGTCACCGATTGTCCTCGGGCACCTTAGCCTTTTAATTTACTTGATGAGGCACCTTTAGAGTGGTCATCAATCTCACCAAATATGTATGTAACGAAACAACAATGACTAAATGACTAACTACAAGTATAAATCAACTTAAACTAGCAACCTCACAAGAAAAATTTCCAACATCTAACATTAAATATAAGGAGTTGgacgataaaaataatataaataacagaaaaaacaaagaaaatactATTTAGGCCATTCATACAAGTAACTAATGAAAGAGCTCACACACGCAGAATCTGTACCTCTACTggtatgcaaaaagaaaaaagggaaagaaaatccACATTAGCCACtaatcttcttgaacatcacttgtAATCCTTAACTTGAAAGCTTTTAAGATGATCAGTTCACATATTGGAGATGCAAGTTAAGAAATCagtataaaaaaaacataaaggCTTTCATAAGGGGAAGGAACGATTTTAGAACAGAAGTTGAAACTGTTTTGaaaaatatacaaatataaaatTACTTAAGTCTTTGTTGAGACATCCGAATTGATTAATGTATTATTGCACAAGTGTTAGATCTCAAGTTTGAATTTGCATGTGAACATCATGTAggctatttaatataataaaattaagaatcAATGGATCCCTCATCTAAGGATGCTAGATGGGCCAACATGTATGATCGAACACATCATATTCATAGATtgctcaaaaaagaaaaacaaaaaaacagaaAAGATACCTCATGTCTCTCTCCTCTTTCGTGTTTATTCCCGATAACGTAGATCATGATGAGCATAATAATACAAAACAACATGAGAATTGTGTCTCAGCAACAATGTGTTTCATAACCTACATAACCTACCTGCTATGAATGAGCATACAAGAAATTTAAGGAAAAGAAACAAGAATATAGGGCAAACAAACAACAATAGGACACAAAAGGCTCATTATTGTAAGTTGCAGAGGAAACACAGTTCATATAGAATGATCAAAGCAAGAATAAGAAACTAGATATAAACCAATCTAGATCTTTCAACTGCCCTAAAAAAATAGCAACAAACTGAAGTCAAAAGTGGAATGAGGTTTCTTGTATAATTTGCTAAAAGTAGTGATATTGAGAGGACCAACCCACAAGAATGacaagaagaaaagagggaagtaCCTAAAACAGCAGTAGCAAGACATCATATCTTCTAACATTAC
Coding sequences:
- the LOC135592612 gene encoding uncharacterized protein LOC135592612 codes for the protein MTCENYDPCFPDQPVVDRYLAIWAIQPSFRDKPAFIWTQDAPSGLTWTSITYSELDNAAEAMASQLLCTLNRGDSLLLLCSPGLRLVKLLFSCQRAGIVAVPVIPPDPSAFSPACRGPAHHHLLRVVSQVKPNAVVADRHYIAAVTGSVSSSDDRLGHLLQKLRWLSVEHLDDECPRAAASSLSPSPYLGCGPGDTYLVQYTSGTTGIPKPVLVTAGAAAHNVRAARKAYDLQPSSVVVSWLPQYHDCGLMFLLLTVVAGATCVLASPSAFLHRPRLWLELVTEFHATCTPVPAFALPLVVQRGGINHGKLPLKLGSLRNLILINEPVYKSYVDEFVKEFAAAGIDPSSVAPSYGLAENCTFVSTAWPSDEGCRSRYPNMPSYNRLLPSARLGSLSSSASEGADIDIVVVDEETCEPVDDGVEGEIWVSSASNASGYLGHPSLTREVFHGRLRGETGRCFVRTGDQGVIGGEERYLYVTGRDSDVIRTHDERNQCVHAHYIESAAYSSSSKQLRGGCVVAFDAEQLVVMAELQKKKEEERGVDVYREICEKIREGVRKEEGGRVGWVALVERGSIPKTTSGKPRRWLARQKLLEGSLRPVYEARFVAGRHEASARDGGEGGVRQGNVASLMPYRRRIRRLFLLSFL